The genomic interval TGGCATAGCTGATCAAGTACACAGAAACTGATTCGATCTATTTTCTGCAGATGGACCATCGCAGCAACAATGGTTTAGCACAGCAACAACGCAGCAGCAGAACTTGATATTTTGGAATCGTTGTATATTTAAATTATGTTTTTAACGGTGCTTGTGAACCTATGGCCGCTTAATTTTTTTGGATTGTAAAACAGAAGTTGTTTTTTTATTACAGATTTGTATTACAGAAGTTGATTTTTTGCTGCATAGTTTTTATGTTTTTAGTTTTATACTCTTTTCTGTCTAAAACTTCAGGTCATTTGCCTTTTTAGTAATAATAAAACAATAAAAACCTTACAAGAACACGAATGTGCGTTTTAATATTAGAAAACAACATTTCGTGTGTCTTTTTCATCTAAAATTAATATTGATTTTCAAACACCAACTTAATACAGAACATTGATTGACATTTTTAACATTAAAAATAGCATTTCATGTGTTGTTTTcatctaaaatttattttttttaaaaaagcgAAAACATAATACGAGATGACGTTTTTAGTATTAAAAATAGAAACTGGAATCATGTTTTTAGTTAAAATATAAAGAACGAAAAATGCAAAACATAACACGAGTTCACGTTTTAACTTGTGAAACAGAACCTCGTCTACCGTTTTGATTATATAAACTTAACAAATAGCAAAACGTAATACAAATATAAGTTTTTTAATTGCAATGTCATGAATCCATATTGCGTTTTTAGGTAATATAAATGTTTCGAGCGTGTGTTTCTTGTTACGCTTCTGCTTTTGTCAGCTTTGGTATATATAGAGACAAAACCGAAAACTAAATTATATATTCAACTTTCGTCTGTAATAATACAATCAATTTTATTTTGATTTCGAAATGGCTTTGGGTTCGGGTTCGGGATCGAAATCGACATCCATAATTGCGTTGATCTATATCGACGGTAATATTCAACATTCTCAATTAGAGGGTTgcgtatatgatagatttgtttCCAACCATGTTAAACTTGATAGTAACATGAATTACCGTAATTTATGTGATTtgttatttttaaaaatgaaaattgATAGAGATAATTATGATTTAAAGTTTTATTGTAAAAGTTAAAATCCGAATGATATGAAATTCAATATTGTGccttttgatgatgatgatgatgttgatTTAATATTTGGAGTTGTTCTTTCAATAGGCCCCCCTTTCTTTGTGGAAATTTATATGAAAAAAGTTCCCAATTGCCAATTTATTGAAAGTAACTCCAAGAATGCCGAGAAAAGTACTAGTGGATGTTTCGAGAATTATACAAGTAGTAGCACTAAATATTTGGGGGGGCAAACGAGTAGTAGTCGAGGTGTGGATTCTAATGACGTTGTTGATATTGGAATGATGATTGGTAAATCCGCACTTAATATCGCTTCTTTTGATGAGTCGATATTGGATTTACCAATCCAATATTGGATCCAATAACTCCATAGGGGTTGACACATTATCTACAGGACAACCAATTAACTCCATAGGTGTCTTGAGATTGCAAACCAATTATCTAGAGGTCAAGTGTTCACAAAATATGCACACAAAATATTGATTCAGTCGAATAAACGTGCTACCGGACATAATGTGACGGTATTTGATCGAGACTTTATGTTATTTCAAGTAGTTACTAGGAGGGTTGACCAAAAAGGAGGAAATAGGCATACCGTCCGATTGCAAGAGGGTATGTGTTCTTGTGAAAAGTGGCAAAACTATTGCATTCCATGTTCTCATTTGGTTGCGTGTTGTGCTTATTTGAATATGAGTCACGAAAGCTTTGTAGGCGATTTTTATAGGCTGGACAATGTTTCAAAGGTTTATGATGGCGTCTTTGAACCAATACCGACCAAAGGTGATCCTCGTTGGCCATCGGGTGTCGAGCTTCCAAAGGTGATGCATGACAAAGAACTTGAGAAGAAGAAGGGAAGAAGAAAGTCTACACGGTTTAAGAATGAAATGGATTTTCAAGCATCCCTTGGGAAGAATTGAAGTAATTAGATGTTATTTATTTGGAGATAGTTTATTAGATAACAAAGATTTTAAATTCATTAGTAATTCAGATACTTTGTTTGAAAGTTCATTGTGGGGATTATAATGGTTGTTTTTATTAAAATTTGTGTTTTATTTCTAATTTTATTCTTAATCGGCAGTATATtattgtttcaatttttattttatagtttttttttaaattcacAGTAGCTTCTGTTGACAAGCATGAAATTTATGCATCCTGAGTAAAACATGGTGTGAAACCACGTTTTTCAGTACAAACTTAAATTGAAACTGCGTTTTTGTTAAAACTAGTTTTTATTTTCTGTTTGTTTTTTTATAAACAGAAGACGAAATGTCGTTTTTGGTAAAAACGAAATATGAAAATACCTTTTTATATTTAAAGACAGGCTTCGATATTGCGTTATTTGAAGTTTTCTGTCAAAAACTTCGTCTCATTTGTCGTTTTTggtaataataaaataataaaaatcttAACAGAACACGATTGTGCGTTTTAATATTAAAACACAGCTTTTCGTGTGTCGTTTTCATCTAAAACTGATATTGattttaaaacaaaagccaaAACACAACACGAGATGGCGTTTTTAGTATTAAAAACATTAACTGAAATTACGTTTTtgtttaaaaataaagaataatacAATGCAAAACATAACACGAGTTTTTGTTAAAACTAAAATTGAAACTGCGTTTTTGTTaaaaacaaaattttattttctAGTTTGCCTTTTGATAAACAGAAGAAAAATTGCCGTTTTTGCTAAAATGAAATTTGGAAGTACCTTTTTATATATAAAAACATAATTCGATAATGCGTTATTATAAACAAAAATGAAAACCGATACAACgctttttattttaattaaaaaatatacaAACTATCCAAAAACATGGTCTCTACTTGTGTTTTTGATAAAAACAGTAAACGAAATCCtgtttttgtattattttaaaaaacaaaataatatttttgcAAAACTGAACACAAAAATGcgtttttattttttcaaaacaAACAACGTAAACCGAAACTGCGTTTTTTTAATATTGAAAACTGCTCCCAATTCGCCGTTTTGAAGTGGGAAATGCTAGAGACCCCAAATTTTTAGCCCAAAAATTTACCCAAATGTGATGTATCACATGAATAGTTGGTAACTTTCCTAATAATAAAATGGGACCCCGCGTGCATTAATATGCGCCTACGAATTAAAATAAGTCATGTGTCAACCACGTAATTTGGTAAAATTTTTGGGGAAGATATTTGGGGAACCTAGTAGTCTAGCACTAGTCTTTGAAGTGACATTTGAGGTCAATCTTCATTAAATTGACATTCAGGACAATTTTGCCCTAAATAGTGATATTTGGGCGAACACCCGCAATTTCATCCAAAAATGGTTTTTTTTAACCATAAGCAGTGTTCTAAAAAGCGGGAATCGGGATTGTTCGATGTAGGGAGCTTTCAGTGATTAATCGGATAATCGATGATTAATCGGATTGATTAATCAGaagtaatttatttaataaataataataaataattatatttaaatatcactaacatttcataagatttacaaaataaaatcatatatcaTTAATTTAATATTGATGTTTAAATGGTAAGATTTACCCAAAAAAATTCACCATCACTAGTGCATAAGCCTATAAGAGCAAGTCCAACCACTCCCTTATATGAACTCTTAAATTCAATTATAAGGATTTTGACAAAAAATGGTTCTTAGCGCTTCCTTAAATCACTAAGACATGACCTTCCTTCTTTACTCCCTTATAACACTTTTAGCAATAAAAAATTCATCTCTCTTTCTTCTTTTTacttttctctctttctttcttccacatatattttcaaatttattaatataatattaataagGAATGAAGATAAGGATCATTGTTGGAGTTCAATTTCAAAATTATGTCTTAAATCACTAagagttaatattttataatatttataaggaaCCCATTAGAACATTGTCGCATTTGCTCTAAATTCCATATATTTCATGAACAAGTGGCTAAAAGATATGTCAAGTCAAGcattttggaaaaataaatattttgtatCCAGAGAGACTCCGTAAAACACACATAACACAGCCCTGCGCGGCGGAGAGGAGACGGAGATGTCCAATGCGACTAGGTTCCACTCATTTCCACTCATAAAACCAGATTTTCGATTCTTCAGTCGTCCCCTACGCTTCAATTTATTCTCTCACAATCCAAACCACCAGCTTTCTTCTCTACGCCCTTTGTGCTCTAACTCAAACCAGGCAGgtttcttttttaatttttaattctcTAATTctcataatttataattacattTTTCGGTGCTAAACTCATTGTTTGTGATTTATATTCTAAATGAACCAGGCTAATTCGAGTCGGTCTATAGTTGGTGGTTTACTCGATTATCTCAACGAGTCATGGACTCAATTTCATGCCACAGGTATCATTTGCTAATCAGTTTTTATATTTAACCGATTTTCGAGATATGGTTGATTACGATAAAAAAATTGGTATACTAAAACAATTGTTGCACACAAACTATAACCATATGGAATAACCAGTTGCAATTTCACGAATTATTAGAGGTCCAAACAGAATGCACTTATTATGAACACAATGCAATAGGACGGGGAAAGGACTTAAGTTCTTACTTAGCTAAGCCCAAAAATCTGACTAATCGTGCTTGTTACTTAAAAGCTTAATAACTAGAGCCTGCATACAGCTATTAAATATATTAACGTTGTGGTGCACTTTATGTATATCAATAAACCAAATTATTAAAATGTATAAATTTTTTCTCTTATCTGCGGTACCTTGTTTCTTAAGTTTAAGAACTATGCCATTACTGACTAGTCTCTGCTTGCCGCAGTAGGTACCGAGTTTTGACTTAATTTATTGTAGTGTATAAACTTGGCACACTTGTAATCATGTTAATTGATACACGGGTCACTAATATGACTCTCTTTTCTGGTTTTCCATGTCTACTTGGCACCCACGACTATCATATGAATTCCTTCCCTTTGTCCATATACTTGGTCGTTCTGTTCCTCACAGATGACGGAATGCAAGCCGTTGTTGAATGTAATATAATACGAGTACAACTACGTGGAATCCGTCTCCTTAGTCATTTTGTTCGTAATGGATGACAGAATGAGAGTTGTTCTTGTATATGAGTTTGACCATGTTGAATATTATATGACATAAAAGTGAGGGGCTATTTAAATAAGAATACTTGAGGAACACCATTTTTAATTTGGTTGAAGCTGAACCATCCCTGTAAAGGGCAAAGGATTGTGCAATATGTTTTTATTCGTGCGCTTACATGTTGCATCAGTATGTCTTCTGCAATTCAGAAAATAAGAAGAAAATTGTTTACATTATAGAtatcatttcttttaaacaatgCCTTCTTCTCTGTCCCCTCCACTTGCATAGCTGGAATGACAACAATTAGTTGCTGTTGGATTTCATGCTGCATGATTTAAGTTTTTGATTAGTTTTTTCTGCCAAGAATATGTATATACTTCAGAATAATACCAGTGTTGTGACAGTATAGTGTTTTCAACTCATAAACCTCTTTCCTCCAATTAAGCTGAAGCTAAAGAACAGTTAATCGATGCTGGATTTCATTTGCTAAGTGAGAATGATGAATGGGACCTGCAGCCTGGTGGGCGCTATTTCTTCACAAGGAACATGTCTAGTTTGGTTGCTTTCGCTATTGGGGAAAAGTAAGTCAACATATTACATGCTCACTACTGTTTGCAGTTGAAGATACTAAAATAGATAAAGATGAAGTAGTATAGTATGTATTTTGGTAAGATTCTGGTTATAGATTTGAGACTAGATTTACCATCAAAATAGGTTGGAGTCTTCTCTATATTCTGTCTGCAATTCTATTATACCCATTTTTCTTGCGAAATTTCAGTAGATCTATTCGTTGACCATATTTTGTATGCTTGTATGATTCTAATTAGTCAGTTCTCGTACTGTACAGGTTACTGCTTGTTTAGGAAAATCTGCAATGCCTAACCttcatatatttttttttgtaatctTTAAATACTGTTTTGACACTTAGTCATAAGTTTTTCAGGTATTCTATCGGTAATGGTTTTCATGTGATTGCTGCCCACACCGATAGCCCATGTCTGAAATTGAAGCCAAAGTCAGCATCATCCAAATCTGGATATTTAATGCTCAATGTGCAAACGTATGGGGGAGGTTTGTGGCACACTTGGTTTGACAGGGACTTAAGTTTAGCTGGAAGGGTTATAGTAAGACGTGATGATGGGACCTTTTCGCACAGGCTTGTCAAAGTAAAGAGGCCTCTTTTACGAGTACCTACTTTGGCCATTCATCTTGACCGGTTTGTTGTCCTTCCTTCAAGAACACTTAGCATTGTATCCCAtgtttgtttttattttttgCTTTAATGAAGTGTTTTAAGCTTTAATGAATTATTTGATCTTTAAAATCTGGGTGATTTGTTGGCAATTTTTTCGATACATTTGCTTTGTCTCTTGATTAAGTATTATTAGTCTCATCATTTTTTGGCTAAATTGGCTATCCTCCTGTTGTTTACTTGTCTAGCACAGTAAATAAAGATGGCTTCAAACTGAATCTAGAGACTCAGCTTATCCCTCTACTGGCAACAAGACACGAGGATGTATCTTCTGAACACAAAGGAAAAAATGCCGATTTGTCTTTAAAAGACGGTCATCATCCACTGCTTATGCAGGTAAGTTTTTAAATCTCGGTTGTCCTTGACTTGTATGTACTATTTGAAGGGATAGTGGGCAGAGGTTCTTGGTGGGGAAGAATGGGTCTGAACATAATTTTTCCCAAGCCTTTAAAAATGTAGAAAACAAAAGAGTAGAATAACAGAAGAGTAGAATAACAGAAGAGTAGAAATTATTATAtatgaatttattaaaaaaaagaaattgTTATATATGTTCTCTGTTTGCGATGTTAAATTTGTCGTGTTTACGTCTGAACATAGGTTCTTGTGGTCCCTTATGAAATACACATTTATAAGATATGAACTACTTGTAAAAACATCTATAAGTACTTGGGAGAAACTTCTGAAAGGCAGTTAGACTCATCTTTTACCCATCTTTAAAGTGAACATTATAGTTAGTAAAAAATTGTTTCAATCTTGATTCTTGATTAACATGTAATTGAAACATTCATGCTACTGAACTTAAATTGTTCAGGCAGCTGAAGATACTATGATTCTTTCACTGGATTTATAATTTATAATCTAATAATCTTTGTTTTGTTTGTGGGAGTTTGGTATCTTTCATACCTATTTTATGATAGAAGCTTAAAATTTCTTTTATTTGTAGATTTTGTCAGATGAAGTTGGCTGTAAAATTGATGAGATTGCGAGTATTGAACTGAATGTGTGTGATACCCAGCCTAGCTGCCTTGGAGGTGGCAATGATGAGTTCATATTTTCTGGAAGATTGGATAATTTGGCATCTAGCTATTGTGCTTTAAGAGCTCTTATAGATTCCTGTCAATCACCGGGAGACTTATCAAACGAACACGCGATTCGAATGATCGCTCTTTTTGATAATGAAGAGGTAAGTGGCGAAGGTCCTTTTTTTAGAACAGTTACGTGATCACTAATTCATTTTCGTTTTATGAAATTGGTAGTTATACAGATAAAAATCCCTCACAGTAACATAAATGTATTTGTAGGGGGCTGTCCGGtagcaatttttttttttttaaaacaaattctTAAACAAGTTATGACCCATTAGGTTTTACTGGTATCTATGGCCATGATCTGGCCATAAAGTTATGACCCATTAGGTTTTACTGGTATCTATGGCCATGATCTGGACATATAGATAACAAAAACTAAACTCGCTTACAGCCTCACACTCTCCTTGATCATTAAAAATCTCTCCTCTTACCCTTGTATGCCTAAACTTATTTTTCTTCTCTTTAAATATCGTTCAGCCTTTAGTAAaaattgaaaccatcataataTTTTCTTAATTTCGTCAACGAATATAAAAGGTTTTAACTTTGCTAGGTAAGAGGATTGATACTTATAAATTCCACTGTTAGTAACTTTGTGTTGAAATCCATAAATACGCCTCTCCAAAAAATAACTAAGAAAATAAAAGATAGGAATTTATTTTTAAAGTGTAATTTTATATTTCTGTTTTTAAGATAAAGATATCATGTAATTTCAATATTGGTACTTAATACTTTACAAGAAAACAAAATACTTTTTATTTCACTGTCcgtatatattttaatatatgagataaatttgaatttaatagaTCATAGTAATGTACATTAAATTTTTGGAAGACATTTCTAATGTTAATAAGCGGGTCAAATCCCTGTCTATCATTTTTTGCGCCAAGCTTTGACCAAAATAACATAAGTCCCCAGCACCGAAATGCATAGGCATTTTATGACTGTGCTGACCTTGTAATCCCAACACAAGCATGTATATGCTAAAGttaatatatattttcctttatTATGTTGCTACATACATATTCTATGGATGTGTAAGACACAATACATGCATCACGACAATGCCTATAGTCCCCGGTCTTTTTCATTTTCATGTGATACGGTCAATCTCTATTTTCTGAAAGAACAGGAGCTCTCTCTTAAATCTCTCTATCTCACCTCTCACCTCTCACCTCTCATCTCTCTAATTCTCTTTTTCAGTCAATAAATAAACACTACAAACACTCACATagttacaaatatatatacacataaagTTATACAGGTCGAAAATGGGTCGGACTAGAAATTGACCCGCATAAATAATGTAACCAAATAAGACGGGGTTCAGGTCAACCCGTTTATTTCGAACCCGATCTGCATAAATTATATAACTGTTTTTtctcataaaataatttttatatatatatataatatactagtATAATAGATCATTTAATCATGAAAAAATAATCATTCGATGTTCTTTTTGCTTGTTTACTTATATTCCGCATAAATTTATATGTGTATTTCAATTAATTAGTAAGCAATGGTAAATTTTGTCACATAAAATTAGTATTTTAAGTTTTAAATACGTATTTTATGCATCCTACTACATAATTTGAAACAAATCAAGTATAGCGATTTTATAATGATAATATGCTATTAAATTTACTAAATAAAATACCTGGTAGATAAATTACTTGTTGTATAAAGAGTTAGCAGATTGGGTCGTGTAATCCGTTCAATAAGTGGGTCGGGATAGCGTCAAACTTCTGCGCTGGTCAATAATTTTCTCGGGTCGGGTTAGTGTCAGACCTCTAATTTAACACTTGAGAACATATGACCCAACACGAACACGAGCCTTAACCCAAAATTGACAGCCCTATCCAAGACAAGGGAAATATCTATGTATAGAATTTTTAAACATGGATCAACTAAATTGTTATTAAAGATACAAAAAGAAGTAATAATTAAATTTTGTTGTTGAAAATATGTAATAATCAATGAGGCGCAAGTAGTGAAAAAAAGTGGGCCGTAGGACGTGTTAATGAAGAGAGAATATATCTTAAGTTATGTGATATGAATCTAGATCTTAGCCTTTCATATTCATTACACCTTGACAAACCTCTCCGCACATCAGGCATACACATCATATCCGGCCCTGTGCCGCACTCCCTTGTTAGGTTACTAATATTGGACTATCAATATTGATGTTTAACTTGAAAGAAGGTCTTCTCCATAAATGTGGAGTGCACTTGATAATACTCTATACTGACTAACTCTTGATCCCTTCGACTACATTCACTGCCGTGCTTTTTATTTCGTTAATAACCACAATGCTTCTCTCAGGTAGGTTCGGACTCCGCCCAAGGAGCAGGTGCACCAACCATGTTTCAGGCCATGAGAAGGATAGTTGATTGTTTGGTTCATAATTATGTTGGAGAAAGTGTTTTTGAGCGTTCTATTCGCCAGTCATTTCTTGGTATGTCGATGACAATTCTACGTGTAGTAATTGGTAGATGGCTGTCTGTCTATCTGTTTCCATGTTGTCTAGTTGCCTTTCCAAAAATAACTATCCTGTTACATGATATCTCAATCTTGAACTGTAATA from Apium graveolens cultivar Ventura unplaced genomic scaffold, ASM990537v1 ctg2796, whole genome shotgun sequence carries:
- the LOC141700712 gene encoding putative aspartyl aminopeptidase, whose protein sequence is MSNATRFHSFPLIKPDFRFFSRPLRFNLFSHNPNHQLSSLRPLCSNSNQANSSRSIVGGLLDYLNESWTQFHATAEAKEQLIDAGFHLLSENDEWDLQPGGRYFFTRNMSSLVAFAIGEKYSIGNGFHVIAAHTDSPCLKLKPKSASSKSGYLMLNVQTYGGGLWHTWFDRDLSLAGRVIVRRDDGTFSHRLVKVKRPLLRVPTLAIHLDRTVNKDGFKLNLETQLIPLLATRHEDVSSEHKGKNADLSLKDGHHPLLMQILSDEVGCKIDEIASIELNVCDTQPSCLGGGNDEFIFSGRLDNLASSYCALRALIDSCQSPGDLSNEHAIRMIALFDNEEVGSDSAQGAGAPTMFQAMRRIVDCLVHNYVGESVFERSIRQSFLVSADMAHGVHPNFVDKHEEHHRPELGKGLVIKHNANQRYATSGVTAFLFKEVGKIDNIPTQEFVVRNDMGCGSTIGPILASGIGIRTVDCGISQLSMHSVREICGKDDVDIAYKHFKAFYRNFSDIDKKLRVDG